From Solanum stenotomum isolate F172 chromosome 2, ASM1918654v1, whole genome shotgun sequence:
gaggatccgacgcACACCCGTCAAcatttttgaaggatccaaGCAACATGAGTTGTACTAGATACTAGAAACAAAACTTTAGCCAAAAGCACAGACCATGATGTTCCATGTCCTGCATTTACTATGAACTTGCTTCGTTGGCGTCCTTCTTACGTTTACTTACATTCTCTTGTTTTTTCTTCAGGTATTGCTGCCTAGGAAGATTAATGTATGGAATTTGGATATCGAATATTTAATGTAGGTGGAAAATACAGCATGATCAAAGTCAGAGATTGTGGATTAAGCATACTTCAGGCTAAAGGTACATTCACTTAGAGCTAATTCAATACCAACTATAGAGCTTTATCGTCAACAATTGTTTACAACGTAAAGGGACTTCCTTGTAACGTTTGAACATAGTGTTTCTTTACTATAggccttcattttctttcttcttttctacaTTTGGCATTTGATTGAGATGTAAAGTTGGATAACGGAATATACTTGCGATAATTGTACCAATGCATATTGGGTGATACTATGAAACTTAAAGCAAATGTTCATTTTATTGTTGAGATTCTTTTCTTCGTTTCTACGTTCTCTACTAGAGTGTCCAACAACCGTTCTGGTGGTTGTTGAGTTGTTATCTTTCCCTTTCTGGATATATGTTGCTTGCAAATTCGATCAACTTTTCAGTTTCTTGGTAAACTTCTATACAAATGATGTTTCAAATTCTTTCACACTGTTGtgttaataatattatgttatcaTGATGGTAAGTGAAAGATTCATATAGCCGATtccaattttgtttttgttttcaaaaatttagattgattataaatttttggCCCTTTTAGCCCCCCTATCAACACTTCAAAATTGTAAAATATAGTTGGGATGGTCCATCAAGAAAAGGTGAGGAGTCCAAATCAAATTTGGTTAAAATTAAGGGGGAATTTATGAGTGCTTCATGCTTGTCATATACTTTTCCTTTGGCTTATTATCtatcaaattcaaaagaaattaaaaactaaatataaaagaagTTTTGACATATTGTGCTTATCTTGAAAAGCTCACTAAGCATTAAGCTTATTGTATGTAGTCTTTTCTTGCATTCTacaagaaaaactattttcatcGCATGAACATGTAATCACATGGGGATAAAATTTTATTGTTACGTCAAGGCTGAATAGACAAAGTTGCCAAATAGCTCGACGATATGCAATATATCTTCTATTAGTGATTTCGCCTTAGGATTAAGGGTGTGTTCAATATGTAGTAAATAAAATttccttaaaaatgaagaatataaATTTTCGAGGGGTAATATGGAAAATAAGTTCTGCAAGTGATATTCTACATCGACTGTGTCCTTTCCAcgccccaattttttttatttctttataggAGAGCACAAATCTCTTTTTTCTGATGCGAATTTGACACGACATAGGAGAAGCCGCCCTGGATTGATCAAGAAAGatcttttgttcttcttatGTATAAAATCGTGATTGAATCCGCATATGTTTGGTAAAGAGAATAATCTTATCCTttgagaataataaaaaatggacagTGTTCAATTGAAACATGCCAGAATACGATTAACCTTTGGATTTGAAATCACTGCTTATATACCCGATATTGGCCATAATTCACAAGAACATTATGTAGTCTTAGTAAGAGGGGAAAGGGTTAAGGATTTATCCGGTGTGAGATATCACATTGTTCAAGGAACCCTAGATATTGTCGGAGTAAAGGATCGTCAACGGGCGGTCTAGTGCGTTGCAGATTCTTATCCACCCACAGAATTCATAGAATCAAGAAAttacatgtatatatttatacatattatggATTATACCTACTGCCCATTGTTTTCTCGAAGATTGCTAGAAAACTGAAATATTGAAAGTGAAATTGTCCCATCCAAACAGCAAGACAAATGATACAACTTGTTGTGACAACTAATGCCCTCTTTATCTGTCAAATGTACTTATAGAAACAACACAACATGTTATAACAAACAAGGTACGTtttttctcccaatttatgtaaAAGTATTTGACTAGAAACAAGATTTAAGATAAAAGAAAGACATTAAAGATTTGtagtttaaaataagtcataaatatGTGAGGAGTAAACTGATTTTTTAGTTAAAGCATAAAGAGATTTTACTCGTTGATGTCAACTATTGGAGGGGTTgggtgggggaggggggggggtcTGTGGAACCCAAACCAATTCACGGGGTTTTTCAAATCGCCAGTGGGATACACACGAAATACATGCAGGATCATCATTTAGCGAAGGTAAAATACCTTAGATGATTTCTACCATCTATCTAAATATTGGTCAACAAGATTACTTGTATTGGTGAGAGATATCTCGAGAAATACTCGAAGTCATCACAAGCTGGCTTGGACAtaacctatcatttttttaaaaaaataaaaaagagccCACACTGTTTACACCATTTTGCATAGGTCATTGGCTACAAGTAGGACCAATCCACAGCAACTTCTATACCCTTTACAACAAGGAGTAATAATTCAAAAGGACCCCCCACCTCCACCCCATGCCTTTGAGCAAATGCAGTGCTCATTTTGGTCCATATAAAAGTGGAGAGCAATTAAATTTCAACTGTCACAACCCTCTATTTGTACTACTAAATGATTAATGACTCAGAGAGAACTTTATCAAACATATCATATGCCACAGTTTGAGAGTTGTGAGATACTACTAGTATTCCAAAGGGTCCCATGGCATGATACATTAACAAAAACTATTTCACTATCACCTGAATTTAACTTTATTGGAGCCAAATAGAATTAAGTATTggattatcaaaaaaaaatgtagaagagGGGACACACGCCCGATGAAATGGTCTTGTGGTCAATGAAGTGAGAGAAGAACCATGAGTTCTCAGTTCATATTCTGTAGGCAAAAAATATTAGGCACCGATACCTATGCAGGTGAGAAATAATACGTATCCTCCGTTTAAAGTGGAAGAAGAACCATGAATTTCCAGGTTCAAATCTGGTCAAATCTTAGCAAAGGTTATAAAGTACAAGAAGAAAGATGAGTTCTCAAGTTCAAATCCGAACACCAAGTGACAGGTATCAGGTTTGAATAGTCGAAATTCGCACCAACTAGTTGGTATACCAGTGTAAAACAAAAAGGGTTGGAGGACCACATGGTGTGGCTAACCAACTCATTTAAGCATACCTTTGAACACATCTCAATTGACTAAAGCTTAAGCAAACTCTGCCAGCTAAAAAGTCATAATGCACTATGGATATAGACAAAATATAAGCATAATAAGATAATTACAAGTATATATTAGGAAAAATGATGCTAATAAGGAGAGGTGGGGCTGCTATACCCTCTGTATTCACACCAAACGGAAAATATAAACATCTGATACTCTTCTAGTTGTATAGATGGAGACACAAATTTAATAGCTGTAAAAATGCCAACAACCCAaccttgaagaaaaaaattgagcttTGACATATTTCAGTcatagaaaatcaagaaaatatctCATTACTGGACATATTGTTCAAGAACCAAAAAAGACTAAAGCATACTGAAATAGTAGCTTTTTTACACACTAAAGAATCAGAAAATTAGTAACCCTTTCAGAAGAATTTGGACCACCCAAACAAAACTAAGGGATCATTATCAAATTCTTACCAAACAACCTGACAGATAATAATTCAAAAGGGACATGAGAACCCTTCCCACCACCCTTGCCAGCTCCTATGTAATAACTTGGTTAAAAATTTACCTAAATTGGTCAGTTTCCTTAAACTAActtgatatttattttcttgattaccTTGACATATGTCATGAACttctaaatttataaaccaCTCTGTACAAACTCTTCAAATAACTTCCTATAAACAGAAAATACTCAAATGTAGAAGACCGTCTAAGCTACCTCGCTAAGGAGTTGAAGTAGAAGCTTCTTGTCTTGATTCCCTCAAGTATGTCAGTAATGTTTCTGCCTGCCGAAAACAACCAAGCTTCATTAAGATTAAATCATTCGATAAAAGACTACTATAAAAATGCATACGCAAGATCATGCATCACAATCACTGAAAGCAATCATGTTACCAGCATTCAGTGTCTACATCATAACAAGcaccaattttcaaaatatgacactaacaaattcaagaaaacaCAGTATTCATTAATGGCACATGGCAACTATAAAGGTCCATACCCAAAATTCCTTTTTATCCCCTCATCTTTTCCATGTTCATCTACCAAATCTATACCCAAAAATGGGAACACTCCATGTGACTatttttagaacttagaagtGAAAATCTTGACATATTTCACTACTAATTTCAAAAcataaatttgaagtttgaccTTAATATTTGTTATAAGTTGGTACCATTATTCAAATAAACTGCTATTTTTCTCATCCCAAAGGTATACAtgaatcaatcaatcaactaaatATCAATCTCAATTAGTAGGATTTGGTTGTAATATCCATTTTGAATCTCCATTAAACTCCATTCATGTCTAACAATTACACCTAAGTAATACCTACTTATAATTCAAAGGGTAAATGGCGATTAAATGACATATAAAGgataaaaattcaatctttatgGTAAAAAATAAGCATAAGTAATTGATCAAGATTTCCTTCCAATGGAATCAAACAGGAAACTCACCTTGTGCTTAGCTTTAGCAGTTCCGGTCTGCGACAAGGCGACGAGAGGAGGGATTCCTCCTTCCCTAACAAGAAGTCCTCTATTCCTTACACTATCAACACATAGCTGCAAAAGAGTCATCACTGCAAATTCCTTCCCTTTATCCGATCCATCTTCAATCACTTCCACAAGTGCAGCAATTCCTCCTTCCTCAACTATACTTTCTTGCCCCATCTCGATACCCGTTAAGCTACTTAACACCACCATAGCCTTCTCAGCTAACCCTGTTCCCTCCTCACACACTAACCCCACCAATGGTTTCACAGCACCAGCACTCACCGCCCGTTCTTTATTCAATCTCACCGTGCATAGCTTATACAACGTCGTTAGAGCATCCTTCTTTCCCCGATTTGTCCCGTTTATTAACAGCGCCACTAATGGGGCAATAGCACCACAAGCACCAATGGATAACTTATTCTCATCTATCAAAGCTAAGCTTAGCAACCCACAAGCTGCATTCTGTTTCGAAGTTTCAGTGCCCGTTTTCAACACGTAAATCAAAGATTTTATCGCCCCGGAGTTTGTAATTAAGGTTTTATTCGGTTCGTGAAGCGACAGATTGAGAAGAGCTGTTACAGCGTGTTCCTGAGTCCGTGGATCGGAGCACCGGAGAAGTGGTAACAATGCCGGAATAGCACCAGACTCTCCGATTAAAGCACGATTATCAGCTCGATTTTTAGCTAAAAACCTCAATTTCTCCGCCGCCGATCTTTTCACGGCAACCGACGGTGACTGTAAACTGTCGACGCAGAGTTTCACCGTCGGCTGAAGATCCTCCGGCTCAATGCTTTCCATTATCTCTGTCGAAAACGTCTCCCGCTGCAGAAACCCTACACAAGGTTCCGGTTCCGGTTCAGGTTCACTAACGGAGCTCTGATTCGGATCCGAATTTGGGA
This genomic window contains:
- the LOC125856908 gene encoding U-box domain-containing protein 4-like is translated as MVSLENSHSHVSSTTHYSQTRPYYYTPPPSSGKVHRRSIGRSMRTIRSNLYQTDYENSGPVYENLTDSVVDFRLTELAKKPPVDKSSFSDVEFLEISHTFSDFSAYSSDISGELERLAYIPNSDPNQSSVSEPEPEPEPCVGFLQRETFSTEIMESIEPEDLQPTVKLCVDSLQSPSVAVKRSAAEKLRFLAKNRADNRALIGESGAIPALLPLLRCSDPRTQEHAVTALLNLSLHEPNKTLITNSGAIKSLIYVLKTGTETSKQNAACGLLSLALIDENKLSIGACGAIAPLVALLINGTNRGKKDALTTLYKLCTVRLNKERAVSAGAVKPLVGLVCEEGTGLAEKAMVVLSSLTGIEMGQESIVEEGGIAALVEVIEDGSDKGKEFAVMTLLQLCVDSVRNRGLLVREGGIPPLVALSQTGTAKAKHKAETLLTYLRESRQEASTSTP